One window from the genome of Magnolia sinica isolate HGM2019 chromosome 4, MsV1, whole genome shotgun sequence encodes:
- the LOC131243315 gene encoding uncharacterized protein LOC131243315 isoform X2 yields the protein MESQKTIMHRLGSKLCVSNGDRGQRAKEALSTMGASVFSGITLTKLVGVIVLRFARSEIFVVYYFQMYLALVLIGFLHGLVFLPVVLSMFGPPSRYVLVEKNQDDQPTTSQLT from the exons ATGGAGAGTCAGAAGACCATCATGCACAGACTTGGCTCCAAACTTTGT GTTAGCAATGGGGATAGGGGACAACGGGCCAAAGAGGCTCTAAGTACAATGGGAGCTTCTGTGTTCAG TGGAATCACGCTGACGAAACTTGTTGGAGTGATTGTCCTACGCTTTGCACGATCAGAAATTTTTGTG GTTTATTATTTCCAAATGTATCTCGCGTTGGTCCTGATCGGGTTCTTACATGGGCTTGTCTTTCTGCCT GTGGTGTTGAGCATGTTCGGTCCTCCTTCAAGGTATGTACTTGTTGAAAAGAATCAAGATGACCAGCCGACAACTTCACAGCTGACTTGA
- the LOC131243315 gene encoding uncharacterized protein LOC131243315 isoform X1, which produces MAILDIQLNAVSVVNLVMSIGIAVEFCVHITHAFSVSNGDRGQRAKEALSTMGASVFSGITLTKLVGVIVLRFARSEIFVVYYFQMYLALVLIGFLHGLVFLPVVLSMFGPPSRYVLVEKNQDDQPTTSQLT; this is translated from the exons ATGGCAATTCTGGATATCCAACTGAATGCAGTCTCCGTTGTAAACCTTGTAATGTCGATAGGTATTGCTGTTGAGTTTTGCGTCCACATAACACATGCTTTCTCG GTTAGCAATGGGGATAGGGGACAACGGGCCAAAGAGGCTCTAAGTACAATGGGAGCTTCTGTGTTCAG TGGAATCACGCTGACGAAACTTGTTGGAGTGATTGTCCTACGCTTTGCACGATCAGAAATTTTTGTG GTTTATTATTTCCAAATGTATCTCGCGTTGGTCCTGATCGGGTTCTTACATGGGCTTGTCTTTCTGCCT GTGGTGTTGAGCATGTTCGGTCCTCCTTCAAGGTATGTACTTGTTGAAAAGAATCAAGATGACCAGCCGACAACTTCACAGCTGACTTGA